Proteins encoded together in one Benincasa hispida cultivar B227 chromosome 1, ASM972705v1, whole genome shotgun sequence window:
- the LOC120067406 gene encoding heavy metal-associated isoprenylated plant protein 39-like, with amino-acid sequence MVMKVVLKVEVQDGKAKQKAMKAVSTLPGINSIMMDMKERKMTVIGEVDPVEVVEKLKKFWFAEILTVGPENQDIKKPPPPPCIPYPYYYPTYYIMQEENPNPCVLC; translated from the exons ATGGTCATG AAAGTAGTTCTAAAAGTGGAGGTACAAGATGGAAAAGCCAAGCAGAAGGCTATGAAAGCAGTTTCCACCCTTCCAG GGATAAATTCGATAATGATGGATATGAAGGAGAGGAAGATGACAGTAATTGGAGAAGTAGACCCAGTTGAAGTAGTTGAAAAACTGAAAAAGTTTTGGTTTGCTGAGATTCTCACAGTTGGACCAGAGAATCAAGATATAAAaaaaccaccaccaccaccttGCATTCCATATCCATATTATTATCCCACTTACTATATTATGCAAGAAGAAAACCCAAATCCTTGTGTTCTGTGTTAA